In Lachnospiraceae bacterium, the DNA window TTAAACCTTTCTTTATCAATAGGAACCAGTTCCATGTCCGGATGATTTTCTAAAATAAATGACACATTTTCCTCATCCTCCTTCTTTGAGAAGGTACATGTAGAATAAAGCATCATTCCTCCTGGCTTTAACATGACCACCGCCTGCTCTAAAATCTCCCGCTGGATGGGGCTGTAGTAATCCGGCCCCCTGTTGACCCAGTCTTTTACCATGTCCTCTTCTCTTCGGAACATTCCTTCCCCGGAACAGGGGGCATCTATTAATATCTTATCAAAAAACTCTGGCCATACAGCTGCCAGCTTTGCCGGCTCTTCACTTAATACACAGATATTTTCCGCTCCCGCCAGCTCCAGATTTTTAAGAAGGGCCCTTGCTCTGGAATAACTGATATCATTGGAGACCAGCATTCCTTTTCCCTGTAATTTTGCTGCCAGCTCCGTACTTTTTCCTCCCGGTGCCGCACATACATCAAGGACCTTATCTCCCGATTCTACAGGAAGGACAGCCGCCGGTGCCATTGCACTTGGTTCCTGAAGATAGTAAAGGCCTGCATAATAAAATGGATGTCTGGCTGGACGTTCTGTATCCTCATAATAAAAGCCTTTTTCTGTCCAATCTACAGGTATCAGATTCAGGTGGGACATATTTTTAAATTCCTCTGGCGTAATCTTTAAAGTGTTTACCCGCAGCCCCGGTTTCCACGCTTCTTCATAGCTTTTTATATATGCTTCATATTCATCTCCCAAAAGCTGCTCCATTTCCTTTAAAAACTCTTCCGGCAGCTGTTTTACATCTGTCATATCATGCTCCTTCTATATAAAAATCTCATATCAATTGCCACGTACCTTACACGTTCACCGTCATTTTCAAAAAGACCACGCCATATATTAAAACAAACCCTGTTTTTTCAAGAGGACATATGAAACGGATCCTGTTAAGCCTTCTGGCTTTACTTTTCCTTATCCTGCTCCTGCTCTCTCCGGCCACTTCTTTAGAAGGCGCCAGAAACGGACTTTTACTCTGGGCTTTTACAGTTTTACCCACCTTATTGCCCTTTATGATCGGGACCGGTATCATTGCTTCTTTAGGCACCGTACATCTTGCAATGCGTCCATTTTCGCCTTTACTGTCATTTTTTTTCCACTTTTCTGAACCAGCAGGTTTCGCTTTTCTCACAGGGTTATTATGCGGTTATCCTATGGGGGCAAAAATGGACCGGGATCTTTTAGAAAACGGCCAGATCACGGCAACGGAAGCAAACTGCCTCCTTGCAATCTGCAATCATCCAAGTCCCATGTTCCTTACCGGCTACACAACACTGGAAAGCCAGAAAATGTTCCCGGCTTCAGCACCTTTTCCACTGCCCATTTTTCTGCTCTCCCTTTATTTGCCTGTTTTTCCCATTTTCTTCCTTGCCCGGCATTATTATCAGAAAAATGCAGAAAATACAAACAATATCTGGATTTCAACAAACAACAGCAAAGCAGTCAGTAACCTGACAGTAATGCCAAAAACATTTTCACTGGATGACCACCTTATGAGCTGCCTTGAAACTATGGAAAAGATCGGACTTTATATTATGCTGTTTTCCATCCTGTCGTTATATCTTTTTAAGCTGCCTTTGCCTGGTCCGGACCTTTTTAAACCGGCTCTTATGGGATTTTTAGAGATCACGACCGGCATCAGGAATATCTGTGAACATGCATCTGGTCTTTCCGGTCTTCTCTTAGTCACTGCAAGTGTTTCTTTTGGCGGTATCAGCGGTATTTTCCAGACCCGGAGTGTCCTTATGAGGAACAGTGGTAGAAAAAATGCCGGACTTTCCATCCGGCATTATATCTTCTGGAAAGCCCTTCACAGTCTACTTTCCTGCATATTCTTGCTTATTTTATGGAAGCTTTATGCTTCTTCCTTTTTCTCTTCCTGAGGTGCTGCCTGTGCTTCCGGTTCCTGCTTTACCAGACCTGGAGACAATTCCTTGCGGTTGTTTGTCACAATATCATAGCTGGACTGCATGGAACTCATAAAGGAATCAAAACGTCCCTTTGCAGTTTCCATGGTATGATCCATGATGTTCTGAAGGCTGCGCAGCATATCATCCGTATACTGGATCGCACCCTGACGGATGTTGTTTGCATCATTAACAGCTGCATCTACGATTGCCTGAGCCTGGATATTTGCCTGCTCAACTACCTCATTCGCATGTGCATATGCCCGCTGCATGATCTCATGGTCGTTGACCATCTCTGTAGTCTGGGCATCTGCCTGTGCTACCATGGTGTTTGCCTGCTCTGTTGCCTGTTCTACCATAGTATTGGCCTGCTCTGTTGCCTGTGCGATCATAGAATCAGACTGCTTCTTTGCATCTGCCAGCATAGAATCAGACTGGGCCTGTGCATCACTTAAAATGGTTTCCTGCTGGCTGATGATCTTCTGGTATTTCTTGATCTCATCCGGGATACGCATACGAAGCTCTACTAACAGCTCTTCCATTTCTTCCTTATTTACAATGATCTTGCTGTTAGATAATGCCTGGAATTTGCAACTGTCTATGTATTCTTCAATTTCACCGATCAACTGTTCAATTCTGCTCATTTTATCGTTCTCCTTTTGTTTATGATGTACTCTCGGAGTCTTTCCTGCACTTGCCTTTGCGGTCGATTTTCCGCCAGTTGTACCCGAATTTCATCAACGTACGCACCGCGTACGCCTCAGAAATTTGGGTGCAACTGACAAAAAATCTTCTCGCAAAATCAAGTACAAAAAGATTCCGAGAGTACATTATGCTTTTTTCATCTCATCCAGTTTTTTTCTTACCTGCTCTGCAACCATAGGATGTAAAAATTCTGCGATATCACCGTCAAATTCTGCGATTTCTTTTACAATACTGGAACTAAGATAAGAATATTTCAGATTGGTAGTTAAAAATATAGTATCGATCTCCGGTGCGATCACACGGTTGGTCTGGGCCATCTGAAGTTCATACTCGAAATCAGTGATCGCCCTTAAGCCTCTTACGATCACATTTGCATGGTTCTGGCGGACAAAGTCGATCAGAAGCCCTTGAAAAGACTGTACCTCTACATTGGGAATATCAGCTGTGACCTGCTTTAAAAGCTCCACTCTTTCTTCCGCTGTGAATAATGGCGATTTGGAACGGTTTCTTAAAACACCGATGACCACTTTGTCAAACATCTTAGCAGTACGCTGGATAATGTCAATATGTCCTAATGTAACCGGATCGAAACTGCCCGGATAGACTGCGACTCTCATTTATGCCCCCTTGCCAGCAAATATATGTTTGTTGGTCTTGTATACTTTTTCTTTTATCATATGAAAGCCTGCATCAGAAAGCCAGTAAAAATCAGTCTCCTTGGAAGCTTCTATAATAATCAGGGTATCTTCTGTCACCATAGGTGAATGAGAAAGATATTCCAAAACTCGGTTTTCAAATTCGTGGTTATATGGCGGATCCATAAAGATAATATCAAACCGCGGATTTCTTCCCTCTAATTTTTTCAGTCCTGGAATCACGTCACAGCTTAATACCAGCGCACCTTCTTCTAAATGGGTGCGGCTTAAATTTTCCCGGATACAGGAAACTGCCTCCGGATTACTCTCTACAAAAAATGCCTGTTTTGCACCCCGGCTCAAAGCCTCGATACCAATAGCTCCGCTTCCGGCAAACAGATCCAAAAATGTACAGCCCGGGATCTGGGTATTTAACATATTAAATAAAGTTTCCTTGATCCGGTCTGTGGTAGGTCTTGTATCCATACCTTCTATTGTTTTTAAAAGCAGCCTTCTCGCGCTGCCTGCAATAACTCTCATGTACTATAAGCTCCTGTATGAGCAGTTCAGATCATTCTTCTGCTCTGTTTTCATTCCCAACAAGTATAATATGAAAATTTGCTTAATACAAGGTTTTTTTGTGGATTTTGCATTTTTTAACAATTTACGCAGAACCTTCTAGTGTATTATCTTAAGATGGTCACATACTAAGAACGTAACAAACAACAGGCTCTTAAAAACAAAAGAGCTCTTTCTCAATTAAGGAGGCGTTTTATTATGTCTAACAACACAAACAAAACAAACGTACCTGAAGCAAAGGAAGCCATGGACCGCTTTAAAATGGAGGTAGCTAACGAACTGGGAGTACCTTTAAGCAACGGCTACAACGGCAACCTTACCTCTGCACAGAATGGTTCTGTTGGTGGCTATATGGTCAAAAAAATGATCGAGAACCAGGAACGCCAGATGGCAGGTAAGTAAAACTCCTTAAGTCAGGAAAAGATCACCCCAGGCAGAATCACTTCTGTCCGGGGTGATCTTTCTTTGTAGTTCTATTATTTTTATATGACTATTCGCTCTTAGGTCCATGCATTTTTAATATTTTTATCTTTTCATCTTCCACGTTTGTTATGCAATATTTTTCTTTACCTGCAGGTACAAAAAACTGGGAATTTCTTTCAATCTGATACTCTTTTGTTTCTGTTTTCAAAATTCCCTTACCAGATAAAACATAAAGACAGGAAAATACCTCCTCTTCCTCAAATTCCTTTGTTTCTCCCATCTCAACTGTGTGCTGTTCCATTTGAAAACAGGGCGTACTGTCATATCCCACCAGACACTGTCCGCCATTTTCCAAAGACTGCTCTTTAATGCAGGCATCTTCCCTCGTAGCAGCTTCACCTGCTCCTGTATAATGAAAACACTCAAACATTTTTTCAAATCCCAGCCCCTGGTGGCACATGCTATCGTCAATGGTATAACCAGACGGTGTCACTTTTTCTACACGAATGGTATAATCTGTAGGCTCCTGGATCTCGATCAGAGTGCAGCCTGCTCCAATGGCATGAGGAACGCCTCCTTTTACCAGATAAGTTTCTCCCGGCTTTACTTCCAGGCAGTTCATCAGTCCTAACATCCGATCGTAATCCTGTTCAAAAAAGCATTTTTCCCACTCTTTTCTGGTGATTCCTTCTTTAAATCCCAGATAAAGACACGGCTTTTCCTCGCAGTCTTCTCTTGTATTTAAAATATGCCAGCATTCTGTTTTTCCAAAAGGACTTCCAAAAAGTCGTTTTGCTGTTTCCCGGTCCGGATGCACCTGGACTGTAAGACGTTCTTTGCTGTCGATCATTTTGATAAGAACACCAGGTGTATTACCCCAGGTCTCTACATGCTTTTTTCCCAGTATCTCTTCCGGATCAGAGTCTATATACTCTTTTAATGTTTTTTCATCATATTCTCCCCCTGCAATTTTACAAAGACCTTCCACAATCTCTTCCCGCCCAGCATTAAAAGCCCTTGTTACAGAATACATCCATTCTTCCGGGAAATGGCTGTCTTCTGCTTTTTCATCACCATGGAGCTTTCCGATCTCTCTTCCCCCAAGATAAGTTCTCCACACTCTTTCGCCTAATACGCAAACAGGTTCTCTTTTCATCTTTCACTTCTCCTTTTCCATTTTTTCTTTTATTTTTATTCATTTTTCATTCTTCTACATTGAGCATAAAAAATCGTCAGATTTTTCAAGCAGTAAATCGAACGATTTTTCTTCTAAATATATGATCTTTACAGATTCAGCTTCTCATACCGCTCACCTAAATATAAATCTATCTGGCGCTTTAATTCCAGATGTTCCTCTTTTTCCAGCTCCGGATCATCATCCAGTATCTCATTGACTTCTTCTGAAACCTGCTTTAACAGATTGGCATCTGTAAATACATCGCCAATACGGAATTCCAGGTCGCCGCTCTGGCGCACACCGAAAATATCTCCCGGGCCACGAAGCTTTAAGTCCTCAGAAGCAATATAAAAGCCGTCATTGGACCGGTTTAAGATATCCAGCCGTTCCATGGTATCTTTTCCGCCGGAACCATTGACCATGATACAATAAGACTGGTGGCTGCCTCGTCCTACACGGCCTCTTAACTGGTGAAGCTGTGCCAGACCAAAGCGTTCTGCATTTTCGATCATCATTACCGTAGCGTTTGGCACATTTACTCCAACCTCGATAACCGTAGTTGATACAAGGATCTGGATCTCACCGGCCGCAAACCGTTCCATGATCTTGTTTTTCTCCTTTGCCTTCATTTTTCCATGAAGATACTCTACGTTAATGGTCTCCGGCAGTGCATTTCGCAGTGTCTTTGAATAATCCAGAACATTTTCCCCCTCGATCATCTCACTGGCTTCTACCATAGGACAGATCACATACGCCTGGCGGCCTGCTTCCACCTGTTTCTCTATAAAAGCATAAGCTTTGGAACGGTAACTGGTATCTACTACGCAGTTTTTAATCACCTGACGGCCTGTAGGAAGCTCATCGATCACTGAAATATCCAGATCCCCATATAAAATAATAGCCAGTGTACGCGGGATAGGAGTTGCACTCATAACCAATACATGAGGAGTTTCCCCTTTTTCACTTAAAAGTTCCCTCTGCCCAACACCAAACCGGTGCTGTTCATCAGTGATCACCAGTGCCAGCTTATCGTAGATCACCTTTTCCTGGATCAGCGCATGTGTACCGATAATAATATCTGCCTCATGGGAAGCTGTTTTTTCATAAGCAATACGTTTTTCTCTGGCTGTCATGGATCCTGTGATCAGAACCACTTTTTTATCAATGCCGCAGTTTTCAAACATCTTCGTAATGGACTCAAAATGCTGTCTTGCCAGTACTTCCGTAGGCACCATAAGAGCGCCCTGGTATCCATTCTCTGCAGCTGCAAGGAGCGCCAGAATAGCAATGACCGTCTTACCGGAACCAACATCACCCTGAACCAGCCGGTTCATCACACAGCCTTTTTCCAGATCTGAAAATACCTCCTGTAAGGTACGCTCCTGGGCAGAGGTAAGTGCATAGGGCAGCGACTCCTTTAAGTGTCTGGTCTCTTCCCCCGGGCAGATCACAAACTCTGTTTTCTTTCCTTCCCTGCTTTCCTTTAACCGGCGTACTCCTACCAGGAACATAAAAAACTCGTCAAATACAAGGCGTTTTCTGGCAAATAAAAGTTCTTTCTGGTCTCTTGGAAAATGAATATGTTCTAAGGCATAATTGATCTCTGCAAGTTCAT includes these proteins:
- a CDS encoding RsmB/NOP family class I SAM-dependent RNA methyltransferase, translated to MTDVKQLPEEFLKEMEQLLGDEYEAYIKSYEEAWKPGLRVNTLKITPEEFKNMSHLNLIPVDWTEKGFYYEDTERPARHPFYYAGLYYLQEPSAMAPAAVLPVESGDKVLDVCAAPGGKSTELAAKLQGKGMLVSNDISYSRARALLKNLELAGAENICVLSEEPAKLAAVWPEFFDKILIDAPCSGEGMFRREEDMVKDWVNRGPDYYSPIQREILEQAVVMLKPGGMMLYSTCTFSKKEDEENVSFILENHPDMELVPIDKERFKGLSDGFGYKETGRLFPHRIQGEGHFLALFHKKGEYENSSGEETSPKTGRKLSHGADDKEAKKRAKEAKKQEDLMKFLKNCKKDWDLDRIYIRDDQVYYLPEGLRTGLPLRFLRTGLHLGELKKGRFEPDQAFAMALKKEEYPVRLDLKEEDDRVIRYLKGETISLVNEEGPVKGWCLVTVEGFPLGWAKGSGMTLKNKYYAGWRWQ
- a CDS encoding vacuolar family H+-ATPase subunit H, whose translation is MSRIEQLIGEIEEYIDSCKFQALSNSKIIVNKEEMEELLVELRMRIPDEIKKYQKIISQQETILSDAQAQSDSMLADAKKQSDSMIAQATEQANTMVEQATEQANTMVAQADAQTTEMVNDHEIMQRAYAHANEVVEQANIQAQAIVDAAVNDANNIRQGAIQYTDDMLRSLQNIMDHTMETAKGRFDSFMSSMQSSYDIVTNNRKELSPGLVKQEPEAQAAPQEEKKEEA
- the coaD gene encoding pantetheine-phosphate adenylyltransferase encodes the protein MRVAVYPGSFDPVTLGHIDIIQRTAKMFDKVVIGVLRNRSKSPLFTAEERVELLKQVTADIPNVEVQSFQGLLIDFVRQNHANVIVRGLRAITDFEYELQMAQTNRVIAPEIDTIFLTTNLKYSYLSSSIVKEIAEFDGDIAEFLHPMVAEQVRKKLDEMKKA
- the rsmD gene encoding 16S rRNA (guanine(966)-N(2))-methyltransferase RsmD, which produces MRVIAGSARRLLLKTIEGMDTRPTTDRIKETLFNMLNTQIPGCTFLDLFAGSGAIGIEALSRGAKQAFFVESNPEAVSCIRENLSRTHLEEGALVLSCDVIPGLKKLEGRNPRFDIIFMDPPYNHEFENRVLEYLSHSPMVTEDTLIIIEASKETDFYWLSDAGFHMIKEKVYKTNKHIFAGKGA
- a CDS encoding alpha/beta-type small acid-soluble spore protein, coding for MSNNTNKTNVPEAKEAMDRFKMEVANELGVPLSNGYNGNLTSAQNGSVGGYMVKKMIENQERQMAGK
- a CDS encoding class I mannose-6-phosphate isomerase, which encodes MKREPVCVLGERVWRTYLGGREIGKLHGDEKAEDSHFPEEWMYSVTRAFNAGREEIVEGLCKIAGGEYDEKTLKEYIDSDPEEILGKKHVETWGNTPGVLIKMIDSKERLTVQVHPDRETAKRLFGSPFGKTECWHILNTREDCEEKPCLYLGFKEGITRKEWEKCFFEQDYDRMLGLMNCLEVKPGETYLVKGGVPHAIGAGCTLIEIQEPTDYTIRVEKVTPSGYTIDDSMCHQGLGFEKMFECFHYTGAGEAATREDACIKEQSLENGGQCLVGYDSTPCFQMEQHTVEMGETKEFEEEEVFSCLYVLSGKGILKTETKEYQIERNSQFFVPAGKEKYCITNVEDEKIKILKMHGPKSE
- the recG gene encoding ATP-dependent DNA helicase RecG, which produces MSSSEPISSLKGIGEKTGKLFEKLGVITIDDLLSYYPRAYDTYETAVPVGQLKEQMVMSVAAALPKPPDLLRTGKIQMVSAYVRDMTGTLQLAWYNMPYMRANIKSGQMYVFRGKVVRKRGRLMMEQPEVFTEEAYANVVDAMQPVYGQTRGLSNKTIVKAEKQALENRQMKREYMPAFLRRKYELAEINYALEHIHFPRDQKELLFARKRLVFDEFFMFLVGVRRLKESREGKKTEFVICPGEETRHLKESLPYALTSAQERTLQEVFSDLEKGCVMNRLVQGDVGSGKTVIAILALLAAAENGYQGALMVPTEVLARQHFESITKMFENCGIDKKVVLITGSMTAREKRIAYEKTASHEADIIIGTHALIQEKVIYDKLALVITDEQHRFGVGQRELLSEKGETPHVLVMSATPIPRTLAIILYGDLDISVIDELPTGRQVIKNCVVDTSYRSKAYAFIEKQVEAGRQAYVICPMVEASEMIEGENVLDYSKTLRNALPETINVEYLHGKMKAKEKNKIMERFAAGEIQILVSTTVIEVGVNVPNATVMMIENAERFGLAQLHQLRGRVGRGSHQSYCIMVNGSGGKDTMERLDILNRSNDGFYIASEDLKLRGPGDIFGVRQSGDLEFRIGDVFTDANLLKQVSEEVNEILDDDPELEKEEHLELKRQIDLYLGERYEKLNL